One part of the Flavobacterium johnsoniae UW101 genome encodes these proteins:
- a CDS encoding phosphatidylserine decarboxylase family protein: protein METTQFITAKQLLGGWLPQNPQIVEDWIVKIKKLTKKNPTPLIPEIAEFQNLVYSDPVLYANVQGMFAEAYFLKQRTPLLWEPEPMTFEDFLVLLNGIMQTAPEAYQTGAPGNQTPAGMIGFPINALLAWPMATNFGYDVFSNALVNQQLKKILNYWSKFLVTEDSRYVLIENDPSENVIAWLSEVAQSEMMQVAQGALGLESNPIPPNATFSDVFISDPSDPYYGFKSWDDFFTRLFCPNVRPVTAPNDDSIIVNACESAPLQVAKNVALSDQFWLKGQPYSLENMMNFDELAPQFDGGTVYQAFLSALSYHRWHSPVNGKIVKTAVINGSYYLENLYQGFYNPAGADSSAPNNSQPFLTAVATRAVIFIEADNPAIGLMCVIPVGMAEVSSCQITVKAGDVVKKGDELGMFHFGGSTHCLLFRPGVNLDFTTYETPGLDAPNNIRVNTQIAKVL from the coding sequence ATGGAAACAACACAATTTATAACAGCAAAACAATTATTGGGAGGCTGGTTGCCACAAAACCCACAAATTGTAGAAGATTGGATTGTAAAAATCAAAAAACTGACTAAAAAAAATCCAACACCACTTATTCCTGAAATTGCCGAATTTCAAAATCTAGTGTATTCAGATCCTGTTTTGTATGCGAATGTGCAGGGAATGTTTGCCGAAGCTTATTTCTTAAAACAAAGAACCCCTCTACTTTGGGAACCAGAACCAATGACTTTTGAGGATTTTCTTGTTTTACTAAACGGAATCATGCAAACCGCTCCCGAAGCCTACCAAACTGGCGCTCCTGGAAATCAAACGCCTGCAGGTATGATTGGTTTTCCTATTAATGCTCTTTTGGCTTGGCCAATGGCTACCAATTTCGGTTATGATGTTTTTTCAAATGCTTTAGTCAATCAACAGCTAAAAAAAATATTAAACTACTGGTCTAAATTTTTGGTTACAGAAGATTCTCGCTATGTTTTAATAGAAAATGATCCTTCTGAGAATGTAATTGCTTGGTTGAGCGAAGTGGCACAATCAGAAATGATGCAGGTTGCCCAAGGAGCATTAGGTTTAGAATCGAATCCTATTCCGCCTAATGCTACATTTTCTGATGTTTTTATTTCAGATCCTTCAGATCCATATTACGGTTTTAAAAGCTGGGATGATTTTTTTACGAGATTATTTTGTCCAAATGTACGTCCAGTTACTGCACCCAATGATGATTCAATTATTGTAAATGCCTGCGAGTCGGCGCCATTGCAAGTGGCTAAAAATGTGGCATTGTCAGATCAATTTTGGTTAAAAGGACAGCCATATTCTTTAGAAAACATGATGAATTTTGATGAACTTGCACCTCAATTTGATGGAGGAACAGTTTATCAGGCTTTTTTGAGTGCCTTGAGTTACCATCGCTGGCACAGTCCTGTAAACGGTAAAATTGTAAAAACGGCTGTAATAAATGGTTCTTATTATTTAGAAAATTTATATCAGGGTTTCTACAATCCAGCAGGAGCCGATTCGAGTGCACCTAACAATTCACAGCCCTTTTTAACAGCAGTTGCCACCAGAGCTGTTATATTTATTGAAGCAGATAATCCAGCCATTGGACTTATGTGTGTAATACCTGTGGGTATGGCAGAGGTTTCGAGCTGTCAAATAACAGTAAAAGCCGGCGACGTTGTAAAAAAAGGCGACGAACTGGGTATGTTTCATTTTGGAGGCTCAACACATTGTTTGCTTTTTAGACCGGGTGTAAATTTAGATTTCACTACTTATGAAACACCAGGCTTAGACGCTCCTAATAACATTCGTGTAAACACACAAATTGCAAAAGTGCTTTAA
- a CDS encoding SymE family type I addiction module toxin: MKQSVKRRLKIQPKTISRRDHRYVIFPEIRLYGKWLQKIGFNYGNFVTIAQQQNKIIITTNNEIEIK, encoded by the coding sequence ATGAAACAATCAGTGAAAAGACGATTAAAAATACAGCCAAAAACAATTTCAAGACGTGATCATCGATACGTTATATTTCCAGAAATACGTCTTTACGGAAAATGGCTTCAGAAAATCGGTTTTAATTACGGGAATTTCGTAACGATTGCACAGCAGCAAAATAAAATCATTATTACAACCAATAATGAAATTGAAATAAAATAA